Within Quadrisphaera sp. DSM 44207, the genomic segment GGTGTTCATGGGCGAGGAGTGGGGCGCGCGCACGCCGTGGCAGTTCTTCACCGACCACGACCCCGAGCTCGGCAAGCTCGTCAGCGAGGGCCGGCGGCGGGAGTTCGCCGAGCACGGGTGGGACGCCGAGGAGGTGCCGGACCCGCAGGCGGAGTCCACGCGCGACGCGTCCGTGCTCGACTGGTCCGAGCCCGGCTCGCAGCGCGGGGCGCGCCTGCTGGCCTGGCACCGGGACCTGACGGCGCTGCGCCGGGCCGAGGCGGACCTGCGCGACGACCGGCTCGACCGGGTCTCGGTCGCGCACGCCGAGGACGCATCGGACTCCCCGTGGCTGGTCGTGGTGCGCGGGGGCCTGCGGGTGGTAGTCAACCTCGCGGCGTCCGAGCAGGCGGTGCCGGTGGCGGGCCTGGGCGCGGGCGGGCGGGTGCTGCTGGCCTGGGACGGCGCCGCCGTCGCCGAGGGGTCGGTGACCCTGCCGGGCCACGCGGTGGCCGTCGTGCGCGCCTGAGCGGCGGCCCCTCGGGCGCCAGGGCGCCGCGAGGTGTCACGAGCGGGGCTCTGGCAGGCGCTCAGAGCCCCGCTCGTGACACCTCGGTGCGGCCTGTGGACGGCGTCGGCGCGCTCCCGTCGCCGGGCAGCAGTCTGCCGGGGTGCCGCCGCCCCGTCCCCTGCCGCTCGAGCTGCGAGGCCGCCCGTTCACGGTGCTGGAGGCCCTGCAGCTCGGGATGACCCGAGACCAGCTGCGCGGGCCCCACCTGCGAGCACCGCACCGCGGCGTGCGGGTGCCCGCCGCCCTGCCGGACACCCTCCGCGTGCGGTGCGCAGCGGCTCGTCTGGTGCTGCCCGAGGCCGCCGCGGTCAGCGGGCCCACGGGCGTCGCGCTGTGGGGCCTGCCGCAGCCGCTGGGAGCCCCGGACGTCCTCGAGGGACCGCTGCACGTCGTCGTGCCGCCGCCGCGGCGCGCGCCGCGCCTGCCGGACGTCGAGGCGGCGCAGTCGCGGTTCGCTCCGAGCAGGCTGACCCGCAGGGGCCTGCCCGTGCTCCACCCGGTGCACCTCTGGTGCGACCTGGCACCGGACCTCCCGCTCGACGACGCCGTCGCGCTGGGGGACGCCGTGCGCCGCAGGTGGGCGCGTGCTGAGGCCTTGACCGAGGCCGTGCGCTCCCGCGAGGGGCAGCGGGGCGCCGAGCAGCTGCGCCGCGTGCTGGCCCTCGTGCGCCATCCGGTCGACTCGGCGATGGAGACCCTGGCCCGCCTGCAGCTCACCCGCGCCGGGCTGCCAGAGCCGGTGTGCGGGCGCGACGTCGTGGTGGACGGCGCGTGGGTCGCGCGGCCGGACCTCAGCTGGCCCGAGGTGCGCGTCGCGGTCGAGCACGACGGGGACCACCACCGCACCGACCCCCACCAGTGGCGCAGCGACGTGCGGCGCAAGCAGCTGCTCGAGGCGTGCGGGTGGCGCGTCGTGGTCCTGACGGCCGACGACCTGCTGCGCCGTCCCGAGCAGACCGCGGCCCTGGTCGCCAGCGCGCTGCGCGAGCGCGGGCTGCGCTGGTGAGGTGTCACGGGTGGGGCTCCAGCAGGGCACCGGAGCCCCGGTCGTGACACCTCACCGCGAACGCCGACCGCTGCCGCGCGCTGACCGGCCGGACGGCGGCGCGTCAGGGGGTGGGGGCGCCCTCGCGGGCCAGCGCGGTCAGGCGCGAGACCGCCCGGTAGTACTTCTTGCGGTAGCCGCCGCGCAGCAGCTCCGCGGGGAAGAGCCGGTCCAGCGGGACGCCGCTGGTGACGAGCGGCAGGTCGCGGTCGTACATGCGGTCGGCGAGGACGACGACGCGCAGGGCCACGCTCTGGTCCGCGACCGGCGCGACGCCGCGCCAGTGCACCGCGCGCACCCCGTCGAGCAGCGCGCCGTACCGGCTGGGGTGCACGGCGGCCAGGTGCGCGGTCAGCGCGGGGAAGTCGTCGAGGACGGCGCCCTCGCCCGCGGCGGCCGCGCGCTCGGCGACGGCGGCGTCGTCCAGGGGCGGCGGCGGGTCGGGCAGTCCGCGGTGGCGGTAGTCCTGCCCGTCGACGCGCACGACGTCGAACTGCTCGGAGACCGCCTGGATCTCGCGCAGGAAGTCGTCCGCGGCGAAGCGGCCCTCGCCGAGGGCCTCGGGCAGGGTGTTGGAGGTGGCGGCCAGGTGCGTGCCGGCGTCCGCCAGCTCGCGCAGCAGGCGGGCCATGAGCACCGTGTCGCCCGGGTCGTCGAGCTCGAACTCGTCGATGCACACGAGCCGGTGGCGCGAGAGCGCCTCGACGGCCGGGCGGAAGCCCAGGGCGCCGACGAGGTTGGTGTACTCCACGAACGTGCCGAAGGCGCCCGTGCGGCCCGGCTGCGCGGCGACCGCGTGCCACAGGGAGGCGAGCAGGTGCGTCTTGCCGACGCCGAACCCGCCGTCGAGGTACACGCCCGCGCGGCCGGCCGGCGCGCTGGAGCGGCGCCCGCCGAACAGGGCCCGCAGGCCGCCGCCGCGCCCGGCGCCGTCGCCGGCCACCCGCCCGGCGAGGCCCCGCAGCGCCTGCACGGCCGCCGCCTGGGACGGCTGCGCCGGGTCGGGCCGGTAGCTGTCGAAGGAGACCCCGGCGAAGTGCGGCGGCGGCACGAGGTCGGCCAGCAGCCGCTGCGCGTCGGGGCGGGGGTCGCGGTCCACCAGGTGCTGCACGGAGCCGCTCACGGAGGTCGAGCCTAGGTCAGCCCTCGCGGCGCGGCGGCGCGCGGGGGCGTGCTCTAGGGTCGCCACCACCATGGCGGGCCACTTCCACGCAGCGCGGCGGCGACACGTCGACCTGCGGCGCACCGCCGGCGGCTCCTGTCCCTGAGCCGTCCCCGAGCGGCGCCCGCCGCACCCCGACGCCGCCGCGCTCCCGGGCCGGCGGCCCCGGACGACCGCAGCACTGCCCGGAACGACCGCGCCCCCGCCCGTGTTGGAGGAACCATGCCGCTGCCCCTGGACGACGACCCCCGCTTCGCCGGCTACGCCCACCCCGAGCGCCTCGTCAGCACCGAGTGGCTCGCGCGCCACCTCGGCTCCGACGGCCTGGCCGTCGTCGAGAGCGACGAGGACGTGCTGCTGTACGAGACCGGGCACGTCCCGACCGCCGTCAAGGTCGACTGGCACACCGACCTCAACGACCCCGTCACGCGCGACTACGTCGACGGCGAGGGCTTCGCGGCGCTGATGTCCTCGCGCGGCGTCTCCCGCGACGACACCGTGGTGATCTACGGCGACAAGAACAACTGGTGGGCCGCCTACGCCCTGTGGGTGTTCACCCTCTTCGGCCACGAGGACGTGCGCCTCCTCGACGGCGGCCGCGCCCGCTGGGAGGCCGAGGGGAGGGAGATGACGAGGGAGGTCCCCTCCCCCGCCCCGAGCGAGTACCCGGTGGTCCAGCGCGACGACTCCTCCGTGCGGGCCTTCCGGGACGACGTCCTCGCCTCCCTCGGCGGGCAGCTGGTCGACGTCCGCTCCCCCGAGGAGTACTCGGGCCAGCGCACCACGGCGCCGGCCTACCCGGAGGAGGGCGCCCTGCGCGCCGGGCACATCCCCACGGCGCAGAGCGTGCCGTGGGGCCGGGCCGTGGCCGAGGACGGCGGCTTCCGCCCCCGCGAGGAGCTGGAGGCGATCTACCAGGGCGAGAAGGGCCTCGAGCCGTCGGCGCCCACCATCGCCTACTGCCGCATCGGCGAGCGCTCCAGCCACACGTGGTTCGCGCTGAAGTACCTGCTCGGCTTCGACGACGTGCGCAACTACGACGGCTCCTGGACGGAGTGGGGCAGCCTCGTGCGCGTGCCGATCGCGACCGGCCCGGAGCCGGGCAGCGCCCCCGGCCGCTGAGGAGGCCGCCGGCGCACCCCGGCGGCTCCCACCGCACCGGGGCCCCGCGGCGGCCGCGGCCGGCGGGTGCACACTGGGCGGCATGAGCCAGACCTCCACCGGTGGCGGCCCCTCGACCGACGGGCTGCCACCGGCGCTGGCGGAGATCGTCGAGGACTTCACCTGCGTCGGCGAGCGCGAGCGGCTGCAGCTGCTGCTGGAGTTCAGCGAGGAGCTGCCGCCGCTGCCGCAGCGGTACGCCGACCACCCGGAGCTGCTCGAGCCGGTGCCCGAGTGCCAGTCGCCGGTCTTCCTCGTCACCGAGGTCGGGGACGACGCGGCGTCGACGGTCCGCCTGTTCTTCTCCGCCCCGCGCGAGGCGCCGACCACCCGCGGCTTCGCCGGCATCCTGCGCGAGGGCCTGGACGGCCTGCCCGCGGCGCAGCTGCTCGCCACCCCGGACGACGTCAGCGCGCGCCTGGGCCTGGAGCGCGCCGTCAGCCCGCTGCGGCTGCGCGGCATGGCCGGCATGCTCGGGCGCATCAAGCGCCAGGTGCGCGAGCGCACCGGCGCCTGAGCCGGCGTGCCGGTCCTGGGGTTGGATGGGCGCGTGCAGGAGCGCCGGGAGCAGCAGCGCCAGAACTGGAACCGCAACTACCCGTGGCTGTTCGTCGCCGCGGGCCTGCTCTTCGCGTGGTCGTCCTTCACCCAGCGCGGGGAGGTCGCGTTCTGGCCGCTGACCGTGCTGGTGGGCCTGGGCGTCGCCGCCTACGGCGGCTACCGGGTGCGCGAGCAGCGGCAGCCGCCGCGGCGCTAGGTGCCGCCCGTCCGCGGGCCCGTCGTCCCACGTCCTCAGGAGGTCAGCCGTGGTCAGCAGGGTGTTCCAGGGGCGGCGCGGGCGCGACCCGCGGCTGCCCCCCGGCCAGTACGACGTCGGCTCGTCCTTCCCCGTGCTCACCGCGGAGGCGACGCCCGACGTGCGCACGCAGACGTGGAGCTTCCGCGTCGACGGCTCCGTGCGCGCGCCGCGCAGCTGGACCTGGGACGAGCTGCGCGCCCTGCCCGAGGAGACCTGGCAGGGCGACATCCACTGCGTGACGACGTGGTCGAAGCTGGGCACGTCGTTCACGGGCGTCAGCCTCGACGTCCTGCTGGACGCCGTGGACGTCGCGCCGTCCGCCGCGCACGCGCTCGCCTGGTCGGTCAGCGGCTACACGACGAACCTGCCGCTGGAGGACGTCACCGGCGGGCGGGCGTGGCTGGTGTGGGCCCACGAGGGGGAGCCGCTGAGCGCCGACCACGGCGGTCCCGTGCGCCTGCTCGTGCCGCACCTGTACTTCTGGAAGAGCGCCAAGTGGGTCGGCGGGCTGCGCGTGCTGGACGCCGACTCCCCCGGCTTCTGGGAGACCCGCGGCTACCACCACCGCGGCGACCCGTGGCGCGAGCAGCGCTACGACGGTGACTGACGGGCTCCCGGCGCTCCCGGCACTCCCGGCGCTCCCGGCGCTCCCAGCGCTCCCGGGCCTGCCGGAGCTGCCGGCGATGAGCGGCCCCGCCCTGCGGCAGCCGCCCGTCGGCGGCGCGCGGCGCCCGTGGCAGCACTGCCGGGTCGTGGCCGTGCGCCCGGAGACCCCGCACGCGCGCACCCTGCGCCTCGCCCTGCCGGTGTGGAACCCGCACGCGCCCGGCCAGCACTACGTCGTGCGGCTCACGGCCCCCGACGGCTACCGCGCCGAGCGCTCCTACAGCGTCGCCAGCCCACCCGAGGACGCCGGTCACATCGAGCTGACCGTCGAGCGCCTCGCCGACGGGGAGGTCTCCCCCCACCTGCACGACGCGGTCGAGGTCGGCGACGAGCTGGAGGTGCGCGGCCCCTTCGGCGGCTGGTTCGTCTGGGACGGCGCGCGCCCCGCCGTCCTCGTCGGCGGCGGCTCGGGCGTGGTCCCGCTCATGGCGATGCTGCGCTCCCGGCGCGCCCGCGGCCTGGGCGTGCCGCTGCGGATGGTCGTCTCCGCCCGCAGCCTGGAGGACCTGCTCTACCGCGACGAGTACGGCGAAGAGACCACCGTGGTGCTCACGCGCGCCGTGCCCGCGGGGTGGCCGCGACCGCCCGGGCGCCTGAGCGCCGCGGACCTCGCGCTGGCCCTGCTGCCCGGCGCCACGGTGTACGTGTGCGGGTCCGCCGGCTTCGCGGGCACCGCCGAGCGGCTGCTGGCCGGCCTCGGCGTCGCGCCCGGCGACGTCCGCGTGGAGCGGTTCGGGCCCTCCTAGGCCGGCTGGCCCTGCTGGGGCCGGCCGCTCACAGGTGGTCGAGCAGGAACCGCGCGACCTCGCGCTCCCACCGGTCCGGGTCGACGTTCCACTCCTTGCAGTGCCGGGCGCCCGGCACCGCGACGTGGCGCACGAGCTCCGGGCGCGCCTGCGCCAGGCGGCGGGAGGGACCCGCGGGCACGTACTCGTCGTCGTCGCTGTGCACGATCAGCAGCGGCACGGCGAGCTCCTCGGCGCGGGCCACCCAGTCCAGGCGCCGCAGGTCCACCGGCTCGAGCACGCCCACGAGGGCCCGCGCCAGCGGGGAGGCCAGCAGCGCCGAGCCGTAGCGGCCCACCGGCAGGGGCAGGCGGTTGAGCTTGGCGTGGTGGTCGAGCACGGAGCGCCAGTCGACCACCGGCCCGTCGAGGACGACGGCGCGCACCCGGTCCGCCGTCCACGAGCGCGCCAGGTGCTGCAGCGCGATGGCGCCGCCCATCGACCAGCCGAAGAGGACGACCTCCCGGGCCCCGGCGTCCACGGCGTGCAGCACGGCCGCCTCGACGTCCTGCCACTCGGCGTGGCCCAGGGCGTAGCGCCCGTCCGGGCTCGCCGGCGCCTCGACGTCGTTGCGGTACGCGGGCACGAGCGCGGGCACCCCGAGGCGGTGCAGCAGCGGCACGGCGCGCAGGCACTCCGCGCGCGTCGCGCCCCGCCCGTGCACCAGCACGCCCCACACCTCGCTGGCGCCCTGGCCCCGCGGCGCGGGGACGAACCACGCGGGCAGGTCCCCCACCTGCGAGCGGACGACGACGTCCTCGTGCTCCAGGCCGAGGGCGGAGGCCGGGTCCCCGGCGTAGTACCAGCTGTTCCACCGCGCCGGCCCCGGCCGCAGGACGCCCTCGTCGACCCCGAGGAGCTCGCGGGTGACCGTGCCCGCCGCCTCATCGCGCTCCAGCACGGCGCCGAGGCGGGCGTGGCCGGTGCCGCCGGCCAGCCAGATCCCGTACCGCCCGGGCGCGGCGGTCTCCTCGCTCGCGCGCAGCACCACGGCGCCCTCGCGCACGGCGAGCACCTCGACGTCGTCGGGACGCTCGCGCGGCGGGGTGACGACGGCCCGCGCGAAACGGGCCGCCAGGCCGGAGCCCACGGCCGCCGCGGCCAGGCCCACGGCTCCTCCGACGACGGCCCCGCGGGCTGCGGCGGTGGCCAGGGCGCGCCGGCCGGGAGGGAGGAGAGGCATGGCCCGATCCTGCCAGCGCGCGCGCCGGGGTGCCGGACCGCCCCGGCGGGCGCGCCCGCACCACCGCGGCCCGTGCGCCCGTGCCGATCCCGCACGACCCGCCGCAGCGCCGGACGATCCCGACCGCGCCCGGTCTACTGCTGCCAGCAGGCTCCCGGTCCCCGGGGAGGAGCCGCGACGCTGCCGGGCCCGGTCCTCGCAGCACGGGGCCGCAGGACCCCCCGGGGAGGAGGAGCGACGAGATGAGCCAGGACCAGGAGGCCGCCCCGCAGCCGGTCCCGCCCGACGACCCCGAGCGCGACCTCGCCGTCGCCCGCCCGGACGCCGACCACGGCCTGACCCACATCGGGCTGGCGGGAGACACCCACACGGTCCTCCTGCTCACGGGCGAGCAGACCGGCGGGCGCTACACCCTCATCGACATGCACGTCCCGTCCGGCGCGCCGCACCGCTTCACCAACGCCTCTCGCCAGCCGGCGCGGCTGCTGTGCGTGTGCACGCCCCCCGGGCAGGAGCGCTTCCTCGCGGAGGTCGGCGTCCCCGTCGACGGCCGGACGACGCCGCCGCCCGTGCTCGACGCCGACCAGCGGGCGGCGTTCCTGCGCCGTGCGCAGGAGCTGGCTCCGCGCTACCGCACGGAGCTCCTCGGACCCTGAGGCTCGGGCGGACCCGGCGCCGGCCGCGGGACAGGCGCTCGACCAGCCGCTCGCACAGGTCGAGGAGGAACGGGACGTCGCGGCACCCTCGACACCGGGCACCGTGTGACCGAGGGCACCCCCTGTTGACAGATCACGCAGCAGGCACTGACAGTTAGCGCACGTCACCGATCACCGGGCACTCGGCCCGGGGTGGCCTACAGGGTCCAGACCAGGGCTCACACCGACCGCGCCACGTCCTCGACCTGCCGTCGAGACGAGCCGCCGAGGGGGAGCGCTGTGCTTGCCGACCTGCCGCGTCCTGTGGGACTGAAGCCCGCCACCGACCGAGAGCGGACCCGCCCGTCCGCCGCGCGGCTGCCCGCGCGCCCCGAACCCCGCCTCGGCGACCGGGTCGGCCTGGCTCCCCCGGCCCCCGCGCCGCGCGGCGCGTCCGGCGCACCCGCCTCCTCCGCCCCGCACGACGGACGGGCGGTGGCGGTGCGGGTCGTCGGGATGAACCCGGTCGCGGCGCACGGCCTGCGGGCCGCGCTGGAGCGGCAGTCGGGCACCTCCGTGCAGCTGCTGCGGGGCCCGGTCCAGCTCGCCGCGGAGCTGTACGACGCCGAGCACCCCGCTCAGCACGCCGACCGCCCCGCCGGCCGCACCGAGCACGCCGACCGCGCCGACGGCGCCGACCGCGCCGACGGCCGGCCGCCCGCCGGCGCGCGAGGGGCCGCTCCGGCGCCGCGCCACCTCGTCATCTGCCCGCAGGAGCTCGTGGGCGCCGTGACGAAGGTGCTGGAGGGCCACCACGGCCCGGTGCCCGTGGTGGCGCTGCTCCCCGACACCACCGCGAGCACCTACGCCGGCGCCGTGCGAGCCGGAGCGCGCGCGGCGGTGCACGTCGGCGCGCCCCTGTCCGAGCTGCTCGCCGTGGTGCGCGCCGCCGCCCGCGGCCTGACCGTCCTGCCCGCAGCGGTGGCGCGCGCGCTGTGCGGGCCGTCCAGCGGCGTCGTCCGGATCGAGCTCGCGCCGGAGGAGCAGCACTGGCTGGTCCAGCTGGCGCAGGGCGTGACCGTGGCCGACCTCGCAGCGCGCAGCAGCCGGTCCGAGCGGGAGATGTACCGCCTGCTCAGCCGCTGCTACCGGCACCTGGGGACCAGCACGCGCACCGAGGCGCTCCTGGTGGCCCAGCGCGCCGGCCTCCTCGAGTGAGGCCCTTCGAGGCGGCGCTCGGGGACGACGCGTCCTGAGCGCCGGTCAGTCGGTGCCCAGCTCCATCGCGGCGCGGTCGAGCAGCTCCTCCGCGCTCGAGCCCCGCCCGCGCGAGGCGATGGCGTCGGCCCCGCCCTCGGGCATCGCCCCGATCAGCCCGGTCGAGGCCGCCTGCGCGGCGCCGATCAGCGTCGGGTGCGAGCTGCCGACCATGCCGAGCCCGGCGTACTGCTCCAGCTTGGCGCGGGAGTCGGCGATGTCGAGGTTGCGCATGGTCAGCTGGCCGATCCGGTCCCCGGGCCCGAAGGCGGAGTCCGCGGTGCGCTCCATGGACAGCTTGTCCGGGTGGTAGCTGAACGCCGGTCCGGAGGTGTCGAGGATCGAGTAGTCCTCCCCGCGCCGCAGCCGCAGCGTCACCTCCCCGGTGACCGCCGTGCCGACCCAGCGCTGCAGCGACTCGCGCAGCATGAGGGCCTGCGGGTCCAGCCAGCGGCCCTCGTACATCAGCCTGCCCAGCCGCCGTCCCTCGCTGTGGTAGGTGGCGAGGGTGTCCTCGTTGTGGATGGCGTTGACCAGCCGCTCGTACGCCGCGTGCAGCAGCGCCATCCCCGGCGCCTCGTAGATGCCGCGGCTCTTCGCCTCGATGATGCGGTTCTCGATCTGGTCGGACATGCCTGTGCCGTGCCGGCCGCCGATCGCGTTGGCCTCCAGCACCAGGTCCACGGCGGAGGGGAACTCACGGCCGTCGATCCTCACCGGGCGCCCCTGCTCGAAGCCGATGGTGACGTCCTCGGCGGCGACCTCGACCTCGGGGTCCCAGAACCGCACGCCCATGATCGGTTCGACGATCTCGATGCCCGTGTCGAGGTGCTCGAGCGCCTTCGCCTCGTGGGTCGCGCCCCAGATGTTCGCGTCGGTGGAGTAGGCCTTCTCCACGCTGTCGCGGTACGGCAGGCCGTGCGAGGTCAGCCACTCCGACATCTCCTTGCGGCCGCCGAGCTCGCTGACGAAGTCGGCGTCCAGCCACGGCTTGTAGATGCGCAGGGCGGGGTTGGCCAGCAGGCCGTAGCGGTAGAACCGCTCGATGTCGTTGCCCTTGAAGGTCGAGCCGTCGCCCCAGATCTGCACGCCGTCCTCGAGCATCGCGCGCACCAGCAGGGTGCCGGTGACGGCCCGCCCGAGCGGGGTGGTGTTGAAGTAGCTGCGCCCGCCCGAGCGGATGTGGAACGCCCCGCAGGTCAGGGCAGCCAGCCCCTCCTCCACGAGGGCCGCCCTGCCGTCGACGAGCCGGGCGACCTCCGCGCCGTACGCCGTCGCGCGCCCGGGCACCGAGGCGATGTCGGGCTCGTCGTACTGGCCGATGTCGGCGGTGTACGTGCACGGCACCGCACCCCGCTCGCGCATCCACGCGACCGCTACGGAGGTGTCGAGGCCGCCGGAGAAGGCGATCCCGACGCGCTCGCCGGTGGGCAGGGAGGTGAGCACCTTGGACACAGGGATGACGATGCAGGTTCGTGCATCCTCATGCAACACTGGCGGCGCGCCGGGAGGGCGCCTGGGCAGCCGCCTACCCTCGGGCCGTGAGCGCTGGAGCACCGACGCCGTGGCTGGACGAGGACGAGCAGCGCGTCTGGCGGGCCTGGCTGGCGGCGGTGCGCACCGTGGAGGAGGCGCTCGAGCGCCAGCTGCAGCAGGCGGCCGGGATGCCGCACGCCTACTACCGGGCCCTGGTCGCGCTCTCGGAGGCCCCGGGCGCGAGCCTGCGGATGAAGGACCTGGCCGCCGTCCTGGGCGCCAGCCAGAGCCGCACCTCCCACGCCGTCGCCCGGCTGGAGGAGGCCGGGTGGGTGGCCCGCACCGCCGACCCCAGCGACCGCCGGGGCACCAGCGCCGTCCTGACGCACGAGGGCCTGCGGGTGCTGCAGCGGGCGGCGCCCGGCCACGTGGAGGCCGTGCGCCAGGTGCTCTTCGACCGGCTCACCCCGGCCCAGGCGGCTGCGCTGGGCGAGGTGTGCGACGCGGTCGTGCGCGGCGCGGGTGCACCCGGGCGGGCGCAGGGGGGTTCGCCGAGGGCGGCGGCATCCCGCAT encodes:
- a CDS encoding endonuclease domain-containing protein; this translates as MPPPRPLPLELRGRPFTVLEALQLGMTRDQLRGPHLRAPHRGVRVPAALPDTLRVRCAAARLVLPEAAAVSGPTGVALWGLPQPLGAPDVLEGPLHVVVPPPRRAPRLPDVEAAQSRFAPSRLTRRGLPVLHPVHLWCDLAPDLPLDDAVALGDAVRRRWARAEALTEAVRSREGQRGAEQLRRVLALVRHPVDSAMETLARLQLTRAGLPEPVCGRDVVVDGAWVARPDLSWPEVRVAVEHDGDHHRTDPHQWRSDVRRKQLLEACGWRVVVLTADDLLRRPEQTAALVASALRERGLRW
- the zapE gene encoding cell division protein ZapE, which translates into the protein MSGSVQHLVDRDPRPDAQRLLADLVPPPHFAGVSFDSYRPDPAQPSQAAAVQALRGLAGRVAGDGAGRGGGLRALFGGRRSSAPAGRAGVYLDGGFGVGKTHLLASLWHAVAAQPGRTGAFGTFVEYTNLVGALGFRPAVEALSRHRLVCIDEFELDDPGDTVLMARLLRELADAGTHLAATSNTLPEALGEGRFAADDFLREIQAVSEQFDVVRVDGQDYRHRGLPDPPPPLDDAAVAERAAAAGEGAVLDDFPALTAHLAAVHPSRYGALLDGVRAVHWRGVAPVADQSVALRVVVLADRMYDRDLPLVTSGVPLDRLFPAELLRGGYRKKYYRAVSRLTALAREGAPTP
- a CDS encoding sulfurtransferase; the protein is MPLPLDDDPRFAGYAHPERLVSTEWLARHLGSDGLAVVESDEDVLLYETGHVPTAVKVDWHTDLNDPVTRDYVDGEGFAALMSSRGVSRDDTVVIYGDKNNWWAAYALWVFTLFGHEDVRLLDGGRARWEAEGREMTREVPSPAPSEYPVVQRDDSSVRAFRDDVLASLGGQLVDVRSPEEYSGQRTTAPAYPEEGALRAGHIPTAQSVPWGRAVAEDGGFRPREELEAIYQGEKGLEPSAPTIAYCRIGERSSHTWFALKYLLGFDDVRNYDGSWTEWGSLVRVPIATGPEPGSAPGR
- a CDS encoding SufE family protein, whose translation is MSQTSTGGGPSTDGLPPALAEIVEDFTCVGERERLQLLLEFSEELPPLPQRYADHPELLEPVPECQSPVFLVTEVGDDAASTVRLFFSAPREAPTTRGFAGILREGLDGLPAAQLLATPDDVSARLGLERAVSPLRLRGMAGMLGRIKRQVRERTGA
- a CDS encoding sulfite oxidase-like oxidoreductase; translation: MVSRVFQGRRGRDPRLPPGQYDVGSSFPVLTAEATPDVRTQTWSFRVDGSVRAPRSWTWDELRALPEETWQGDIHCVTTWSKLGTSFTGVSLDVLLDAVDVAPSAAHALAWSVSGYTTNLPLEDVTGGRAWLVWAHEGEPLSADHGGPVRLLVPHLYFWKSAKWVGGLRVLDADSPGFWETRGYHHRGDPWREQRYDGD
- a CDS encoding FAD-binding oxidoreductase, with translation MSGPALRQPPVGGARRPWQHCRVVAVRPETPHARTLRLALPVWNPHAPGQHYVVRLTAPDGYRAERSYSVASPPEDAGHIELTVERLADGEVSPHLHDAVEVGDELEVRGPFGGWFVWDGARPAVLVGGGSGVVPLMAMLRSRRARGLGVPLRMVVSARSLEDLLYRDEYGEETTVVLTRAVPAGWPRPPGRLSAADLALALLPGATVYVCGSAGFAGTAERLLAGLGVAPGDVRVERFGPS
- a CDS encoding alpha/beta hydrolase, with the protein product MPLLPPGRRALATAAARGAVVGGAVGLAAAAVGSGLAARFARAVVTPPRERPDDVEVLAVREGAVVLRASEETAAPGRYGIWLAGGTGHARLGAVLERDEAAGTVTRELLGVDEGVLRPGPARWNSWYYAGDPASALGLEHEDVVVRSQVGDLPAWFVPAPRGQGASEVWGVLVHGRGATRAECLRAVPLLHRLGVPALVPAYRNDVEAPASPDGRYALGHAEWQDVEAAVLHAVDAGAREVVLFGWSMGGAIALQHLARSWTADRVRAVVLDGPVVDWRSVLDHHAKLNRLPLPVGRYGSALLASPLARALVGVLEPVDLRRLDWVARAEELAVPLLIVHSDDDEYVPAGPSRRLAQARPELVRHVAVPGARHCKEWNVDPDRWEREVARFLLDHL
- a CDS encoding response regulator transcription factor; translated protein: MRVVGMNPVAAHGLRAALERQSGTSVQLLRGPVQLAAELYDAEHPAQHADRPAGRTEHADRADGADRADGRPPAGARGAAPAPRHLVICPQELVGAVTKVLEGHHGPVPVVALLPDTTASTYAGAVRAGARAAVHVGAPLSELLAVVRAAARGLTVLPAAVARALCGPSSGVVRIELAPEEQHWLVQLAQGVTVADLAARSSRSEREMYRLLSRCYRHLGTSTRTEALLVAQRAGLLE
- the argG gene encoding argininosuccinate synthase gives rise to the protein MSKVLTSLPTGERVGIAFSGGLDTSVAVAWMRERGAVPCTYTADIGQYDEPDIASVPGRATAYGAEVARLVDGRAALVEEGLAALTCGAFHIRSGGRSYFNTTPLGRAVTGTLLVRAMLEDGVQIWGDGSTFKGNDIERFYRYGLLANPALRIYKPWLDADFVSELGGRKEMSEWLTSHGLPYRDSVEKAYSTDANIWGATHEAKALEHLDTGIEIVEPIMGVRFWDPEVEVAAEDVTIGFEQGRPVRIDGREFPSAVDLVLEANAIGGRHGTGMSDQIENRIIEAKSRGIYEAPGMALLHAAYERLVNAIHNEDTLATYHSEGRRLGRLMYEGRWLDPQALMLRESLQRWVGTAVTGEVTLRLRRGEDYSILDTSGPAFSYHPDKLSMERTADSAFGPGDRIGQLTMRNLDIADSRAKLEQYAGLGMVGSSHPTLIGAAQAASTGLIGAMPEGGADAIASRGRGSSAEELLDRAAMELGTD
- a CDS encoding MarR family winged helix-turn-helix transcriptional regulator, with translation MSAGAPTPWLDEDEQRVWRAWLAAVRTVEEALERQLQQAAGMPHAYYRALVALSEAPGASLRMKDLAAVLGASQSRTSHAVARLEEAGWVARTADPSDRRGTSAVLTHEGLRVLQRAAPGHVEAVRQVLFDRLTPAQAAALGEVCDAVVRGAGAPGRAQGGSPRAAASRMLPR